In one Nicotiana sylvestris chromosome 8, ASM39365v2, whole genome shotgun sequence genomic region, the following are encoded:
- the LOC104221905 gene encoding F-box protein CPR1-like, translating to MEFERDEVSNQHSKRSTRTKRAQSPSNSASNRHPKGRKRTKRAQFPSNSIQDSNLTIPALPPELITEILSRLPVKSLLKFRSVSKSWVAIISSPEFIKTHLSLSANKNKEDTHHMLILGLSGPKWKFKDCPLSSLFCDSVVNEAFDLVYPIKNASKDISIVGSCNGLILLAHYSEYSLLWNPAIRKCKKLPDLRPRLKKNNYAVYGFGHDEFHDDYKVMGVFNNYGGSDYVEVKMYSLKSDSWTSVDYCGEILNASGSSQKMKLNNSGLFVNGKLHWDTITSGPVVRTGKNIISFDLANEKWEKLEKPSGVGKNELCVGMLGSDLSIFCDYEETYLGAWVMKEYGVKESWVKMFTIEYPKGQYLYPPFFMSSKGEILVVFGSTFMIYSSKDHSVRYTYVTNSGDCSLNEIYIESLVCPFSTEGRENATKEREKLRSKQSSNK from the coding sequence ATGGAATTTGAGAGAGACGAAGTTTCCAATCAACACTCAAAGCGGAGCACACGCACAAAACGTGCTCAATCGCCATCAAATTCCGCCTCCAATCGACACCCAAAGGGGAGAAAACGCACAAAACGAGCTCAATTTCCATCAAATTCAATTCAAGATTCAAACTTGACAATCCCTGCTCTTCCACCAGAACTCATCACTGAAATCCTCTCAAGGCTTCCAGTCAAATCTCTCTTGAAATTCAGGTCTGTTTCAAAATCTTGGGTTGCTATAATCTCTAGCCCTGAATTTATCAAGACCCATCTCAGCTTATCAGCTAATAAAAACAAGGAAGACACGCACCATATGCTTATATTAGGTCTTAGTGGACCTAAATGGAAATTTAAAGATTGTCCTCTTAGTTCTTTATTTTGCGACTCTGTTGTTAACGAGGCTTTTGACTTGGTTTATCCCATTAAAAATGCTAGTAAAGATATCAGTATTGTGGGTTCTTGCAACGGATTGATTTTGCTTGCCCACTATTCAGAATATTCGTTACTATGGAATCCAGCAATTAGAAAGTGCAAGAAATTGCCTGATTTAAGACCTAGATTGAAGAAAAATAACTATGCCGTGTATGGTTTTGGACATGATGAGTTCCATGATGATTATAAGGTAATGGGTGTTTTTAATAATTATGGCGGTTCAGATTACGTTGAGGTCAAAATGTATAGTCTAAAGAGTGATTCTTGGACTAGTGTTGATTATTGTGGGGAGATATTAAATGCTTCAGGATCTTctcaaaaaatgaaattaaataatTCAGGTTTGTTTGTGAATGGGAAGCTTCATTGGGATACTATTACTTCTGGTCCAGTTGTGCGTACGGGCAAGAACATCATTTCTTTTGATTTAGCTAATGAGAAATGGGAAAAGTTGGAGAAGCCCTCCGGCGTTGGAAAGAATGAATTGTGTGTGGGAATGTTGGGAAGTGATCTTTCTATCTTTTGTGATTATGAAGAAACTTATTTAGGTGCTTGGGTTATGAAGGAGTATGGGGTTAAAGAATCTTGGGTAAAGATGTTTACTATCGAGTATCCAAAAGGTCAATATTTGTATCCACCCTTTTTCATGTCAAGTAAAGGTGAAATATTGGTGGTGTTTGGATCAACTTTCATGATATACAGTTCAAAAGATCACTCGGTCAGATACACATATGTTACTAACTCTGGTGATTGTTCTCTTAATGAAATCTACATTGAAAGCTTAGTTTGTCCTTTTTCTACTGAAGGGAGAGAGAACGCAACAAAAGAACGGGAAAAGCTCAGATCAAAACAATCGAGTAACAAATAA